In one window of Candidatus Omnitrophota bacterium DNA:
- a CDS encoding FAD-dependent oxidoreductase — translation MKKKIVIIGAGPTGLGAAYRLHELGHADFAVLERRPYLGGLCASFRDQNGFTWDLGGHVIFSRFPYFDRLMNKVLKNGFRDIRREAWVRVEGCWVPYPFQKNLDHLPEAIRRECLDGLKASEALEKKNDNFEHWILTHMGNGIARHFMFPYNAKVWAHPLDQMSTSWLTDRVSSAQDAAASAGGKPRPGRTGWGPNGRFRYPVAGGVREIFNKIGELFPEKILTNAEAVRVDPWEKKVFLSGGRVLAYEALINTSPLDHFVATLDDVREEWLTASRELKHNSVLVVGIGVRKPCPDKKCWMYFPGGDCPFYRVTYLANYSPNNVPDEQHHSLLCEVSYSEHKRENKEDVVERTIQGLVRAGLLEKDDVRLIVSRFLFDIGHAYPIPTLTRDAALEQILPALEKLDIFSRGRFGAWKYEVGNVDHSIIQGKEAVDRILGVGGESLL, via the coding sequence ATGAAAAAGAAAATCGTCATTATCGGCGCCGGCCCGACGGGGCTGGGCGCGGCTTACCGGCTGCATGAGCTCGGGCACGCGGATTTTGCCGTCCTGGAGCGCCGCCCGTATCTGGGTGGCCTCTGCGCGAGTTTCCGGGACCAGAACGGGTTCACCTGGGACCTGGGCGGGCACGTCATTTTTTCGCGCTTCCCGTATTTCGACCGGCTCATGAATAAAGTCCTGAAAAACGGTTTTCGGGACATCCGGCGCGAGGCCTGGGTCCGGGTCGAGGGGTGCTGGGTCCCGTATCCGTTCCAAAAAAATTTGGATCATTTGCCTGAGGCCATCCGCAGGGAATGCCTGGACGGGCTTAAGGCCTCCGAGGCCTTGGAGAAAAAAAACGATAATTTTGAACATTGGATCCTGACCCACATGGGAAACGGGATTGCCAGGCATTTTATGTTTCCTTACAACGCCAAGGTGTGGGCGCATCCTCTGGATCAGATGAGCACGTCCTGGCTGACCGACAGGGTCAGCAGCGCCCAGGACGCCGCCGCTTCCGCGGGCGGGAAGCCGCGGCCGGGGAGAACCGGCTGGGGGCCGAATGGCCGGTTCCGTTATCCTGTGGCCGGCGGAGTGAGGGAGATATTCAACAAAATCGGGGAGCTTTTTCCGGAAAAAATCCTGACCAACGCGGAGGCGGTCCGCGTCGATCCCTGGGAGAAAAAAGTTTTTCTGTCGGGCGGCAGGGTCCTGGCGTATGAAGCGCTGATCAATACCTCGCCGCTGGACCATTTTGTCGCGACCCTGGACGATGTCCGAGAGGAGTGGCTGACAGCCAGCCGGGAGCTCAAGCACAACAGCGTTCTGGTCGTGGGGATCGGGGTCCGGAAGCCGTGTCCCGATAAAAAGTGCTGGATGTATTTTCCCGGCGGCGACTGCCCGTTTTACCGCGTTACGTATCTCGCCAATTACTCTCCGAACAATGTCCCGGATGAACAGCACCATTCGCTGTTGTGCGAGGTTTCCTATTCCGAGCACAAGCGGGAGAACAAGGAGGACGTGGTCGAGCGGACGATCCAGGGATTGGTCCGCGCCGGATTGCTGGAGAAAGATGATGTCCGGCTGATCGTGTCCCGGTTTTTGTTTGACATCGGCCACGCCTACCCCATTCCCACGTTGACGCGTGACGCCGCCTTGGAGCAAATCCTCCCGGCGCTGGAAAAACTGGACATCTTCAGCCGCGGACGCTTCGGGGCCTGGAAATATGAGGTCGGCAACGTCGATCATTCGATCATCCAGGGCAAAGAGGCCGTGGACCGGATCCTGGGGGTCGGCGGGGAGAGTCTGTTATGA